The sequence below is a genomic window from Bacteroidales bacterium MB20-C3-3.
GGCCCACAGGGCTATGGCATTGCTTAAAAATCTTATGGAGTGGGCTCAGTTAAAGACCGGCAAAATTGAATACAACCCTGAATATTTTAACATTGTAGCTTTAATAAAAGAGGCAGCCCTTTTGTATAATGAGATTGCAAAGAAAAAAACAATAACTATTGAAGAGAATCTGCCATATTTTTTGTCACTTTATGCAGATAAAGCTATGATAAGTTCTATCCTGAGAAATTTTATTTCAAATGCTATAAAATTCACAATGCCGGGCGGCAAAGTTGTAGTAACAGTTGAAGAAAAACCCAGAGAGATTATTTTTTCTGTTAAAGATACAGGTGTAGGTATTCCAAAAGAGAGAGTTGATGATATTTTTAAGATAGACCATATGTACTCAACTATAGGCACCGATAACGAAAAAGGTACCGGAATGGGTCTGACTCTATGTAAAGATTTTGTCGAAATGCACTCTGGTAAAATATGGGTTGAAAGTGAAGAGGGCATTGGATCATGTTTTTGTTTTTCATTGAATAAAAGCATCTAATTATGAAATTATTAAGCTTTACTATTGTGTTGTTATTATTTATAATAACAGAAAAAACTTCTGCTCAGAAGCTTAGTATTGCCACCTATAACCTGCGCTACGAAAACAGGAGCGACTCTCTAAACGGTAACGGATGGGGGGAGAGATTGCCGCAAATAACTAATCTTATCCGCTTTCACGATTTTGATATATTCGGTTCACAGGAGGTCTTCTACAGCCAACTGACAGATATGCTCGCTATTATGCCGGAGTATAACTACATAGGGGTAGGGAGGAGTGACGGAGATAAATCCGGGGAGTGTTCGCCCATCTTCTATAAAAGAGAGAAATTCAGACTTATTCAAACAGGTAATTTCTGGCTTTCAGAGGCCGATAGTATCCCGGGTAAAGGTTGGGATGCTGCCCTTCCGAGAATTTGTACATGGGGAAAGTTCCAGATAATTGGAAATGGAAAGATACTCTGGTTTTTCAATCTCCATATGGATCATATAGGTAAGATCGCCAGAGAAGAGGGGACCAAACTGGTTCTGGAGAAAATAAAAGCTATGGCTTCAGGCGAACCGGTTATCCTTACAGGAGACTTTAACTATGATCAGAGAGCAAAAGGATACGGAATTATCTATGAATCAGAATTATTAAAAGATACATATGAAACTGCAGAATTGAGATATGCACCTAACGGAACATTCAATAACTTTAACTTACAATACAAAAGCGACAGCAGGATTGACCATATTTTCACGACTAAAGAGTTTAAAGTTGTCAAGTATGGAATACTTACAGATATCTATTGGAGTAAAGCCGATAGTTCCGCACAGGTTGTCAGGATCCCGTCTGACCACTATCCGGTTAAAGCAGAGGTAATCCTTAATTGGTAGAATATGGCAACCGACAAAAACTTTGTAGACTTCATAACAGACCAGCTTGAGAATGTAGGTGAGGTCTCTGTTATTAAGATGTTTGGAGAATATGGAATCTATGCAGATGGCAAAATATTCGGCCTAATATGCGACAATAAACTCTTTATTAAGCCGACACAATCCGGCAGGGAGTTTATTGGAAACCCCGTAGAGGCTCCGCCATATCCCGGTGCTAAGAACAGCTTTCTTATTGAGGATAAATTAGAGGACAGAGAGTGGCTTAGCGAGCTTGTCAGGAGGTCTGTGAAGGAGCTTCCCTTCCCAAAGCCAAAGAAAAAACTAAAACCTATAAAGCAATGAAAAACAAAATAATGGTGATATCTGTTTTGTCAGCACTTATTTTCACCTCTTGCCTAAGTGGAAAAGGAGATTTATCTCTCTCCTCTCCGGATTTGAAAAACAAGATTGAAGTCAATATTCTTAATAACGGAGAACTCTCCTATTTAGTTTTTCATAATGAAATAAAGTTAATTGACACATCCGGGATAAGTTTTGAACTTCAGGGCGGGGATCCCGAACTCCGATACTTTGAGGTACTGAATACTGTTAATTCCTCTTTCAGCGAGACATGGGAGATGCCCTGGGGAGAACAGAGAGAGGTTGTAAATAATTATAATCAACTTCTGATTGAACTTCGGGAGACAATAACTCCTAAAAGGAGGTTAAATATTTATCTCAGAGCATACGATGATGGTGTGGCCTTCCGGTACGAATTTCTGCCTCAAAGAGGTGTGGACAGCCTTATTATAATGGAGGAGAATACTGAGTTCCGTTTTACGGGAGACCATACAGCCTGGTGGATTCCCGGCGACTGGGACAGTTATGAGCACCTCTACAACACAACCAGGATATCAGCCATTGATGCCATGAAGCATAACAATGCACCCGGTCTGGGCTTCACAAATATAATGGATAATGCTGTTCATACTCCCGTCACGATGAGGAGCGATGATGGTATTCATATCAGTATCCATGAGGCTGCGCTAATAGACTACGCAAGTATGACTCTTAAAGTTGATACAGCTGCACTTAAGTTTACAAGTCAGTTGGTGGGTTCAGAGAGGCTGGGTTACAAAGTTAAGAGAGCTCTTCCTTTTAAAACTCCATGGCGATATATTCAAATTGCAGAGAAGGCATCAGAGCTTATTGAATCCAGACTCATCCTTAATCTTAATGAGCCAAATAAACTGGGAGATGTCAGCTGGGTTAAACCTATGAAATATATGGGTATCTGGTGGGAGATGCACATTGACAAAGGGAGTTGGGACTATGGTATGACGCTGAATGAGAAAACGGGGAAATGGATTGATACCGGAAAGGCTCACGGAAAACATGCTGCCACAACAGAGAATGCCAAGCATTACATTGACTTTGCCTCTAAAAATGGTATAAAAGGGCTTCTTATTGAGGGGTGGAATACCGGATGGGAGCGATGGACAGGTTTTGAGGAGAGGGAGGGAATATTTGATTTTATGACACCCTATCCCGATTATGATATTGATGAGGTGGTCAGATATGCTAAAGAGCGAGGAGTTGAGATAATAATGCATCATGAGACCTCTTCCGCACCAAGAACATATGAGCAGCAGATGGATACAGCATATGCACTTATGCAGCGATTAGGCATCGGCTCAGTAAAGTCTGGCTATGTAGGCAGGATAATACCAAATGGGGAGCACCATCACAGCCAGTGGATGGTAAACCACTATCAGAGGGCTCTTGAAAAGGCTGCAGAGTATAAAATAGCGGTAAATGCACACGAACCAATAAAAGCCACCGGACTGAGGAGAACTTATCCAAATGCAATTGCAAGAGAGGGGCTGAGAGGGCAGGAGTTTAATGCATGGTCTCCGGACGGAGGAAACCCTCCGGAGCATATCTCAATAGTTGCATTTACAAGGATGCTGGCAGGGCCAATAGATTTTACACCGGGAGTCTTTGATATATCACTTCCCACAAAGCCAGACAATCAGATTAACACAACCCTTGCACATCAGCTTGCACTATATGTGGTAATTTACAGCCCAATTCAGATGGCCTGCGACCTGCCTGAGAACTATGAAAATCAACCCGCATTTCAGTTCATAAGAGATGTTGGTGTAGACTGGGAACAGACCAGGGTTATTGATGGAGAGGTGGGAGATTATGTAGTGATTGCACGTGAGGAGCGAGGGACAAATAATTGGTTTGTGGGAGGGGTTACGGATGAGAATGCAAGAGAGGTAAAGATTACCTTTGATTTTCTGGAAGAGGGTAAAACATATAATGCAACTATTTACAGAGACAGCGAAAAGAGCCACTATAAATTAAATCCAACCTCTATTGAGATAGAGAAGATTGAGTTAACCAAAACTTCGGTTCTTAACCTTAAGATGAAAGAGGGTGGGGGATTTGCAATCTCTATCAAAGAATTGATTCTCTTATAACTGAACACTTACTGGTTTTATGTGTTATAAAAATAAAAACTAACAAAAGGATATGAGTGAAATAGAGGTATTTGATGAAAACAACAAGCCAACATCAGAGCAAAAGAGAGCGGTAATTGATTTTCTTTACGAACATCTTGAGAGGTTTGGGGATAAGAGAGATGACATAGAAAAGGCTATAGATTACGCAGTAAAAAACTCTAACTCTTTTGGGGGATATCTCTTGCTCTCATATGAGGGTCATGATATATCGGCCGCTGTTGTCGTAAACAAAACCGGAATGAAGGGTTATATACCTGAAAATATTCTTGTATATATTGCAACTCATAAAAAATACAGAGGAAGAGGCATTGGAAAGAGATTGATGACTGAGGCTCTCAGGAGGGCTGATGGGAATGTAGCTCTTCATGTAGAACCGGACAACCCAGCTAAGTTTTTATATGAAAAGCTGGGCTTTACCAGCAAATATCTTGAAATGAGATATATAAAAACTAACTGATGGCATACATTACACTAGACTCAAAAAAACTTAAGGCAAACTTTGAATATCTTGATAATATATTTAAGAAAAAAGGTATTAAATGGGCAGTAGTTACCAAGATGTTGTGCGGTCACAGGGAGTTTATCCAGGAACTGCTTAAGTTAGATATATCTCAGGTATGTGACTCAAGGATTTCAAATCTTAAGATGATCAAACAGATAAATCCAAAGGTTGAAACTATTTACATAAAACCTCCGGCAAGAAGAGCTGTTAAGGGAGTTGTTCAGTATGCAGATATTAGCATGAATACTCAAATTGAGACAATTAAACTGCTTTCAGAGGAGGCTAAAAGACAAAATAAAATTCATAAGATTATCATAATGCTTGAGTTGGGAGAGTTGAGAGAGGGAATAATGAGAGATGACTTAATTGAATTTTATTCAAATGTTTTTAATCTGGATAATATCGAGGTGATAGGAATTGGTGCAAATCTATCATGCCTGTATGGAGTATTACCTAATCAGGATAAGTTAATCCAGCTTAGTTTGTACCAGCAGTTGATTGAGGCAAAATTTAACAAAAAGATAGAATTTGTATCAGGAGGATCTTCAGTTACAATTCCACTTATTTTTAAGAATCTGTTGCCAAGCGGAATAAATCACTTCAGGGTTGGAGAGACACTTTTTCTTGGCACAGATGTATATAATGACAGACCACTTAAGAGGATCTCTTCAGATGCATTTCTTCTCTATGCTGAGATAATTGAGTTGATGGAGAAGCCTCAGATTCCTGACGGCGAGATGGGTACAAACCTGGAAGGTGAAGTCGCGACATTTGACAATAAGCTGGCAGGAAAGACAAGCTGCAGAGCCATAATAGATATAGGCTTACTGGATGTTGATGATAAACACCTTACCCCGGCAGATTCAGATATCTCATTTGTAGGGGGCAGCTCAGATATGTTTGTTCTTGATCTTAAGGGAAATAAAAAAGGCTATAAAGTTGGTGATCTGCTGGAGTTTAGACTTAATTATATGTCAGTATTAAGAATTCTGAATTCAAAATACATTGACAAAAAGATTAGAAGAGTCAATTAATCTGAGGAATAGTCAATCTTTTAATAATGTCAGCCATCTCCTCAGTTGAGAACGATGGGGCGTTGTGTGAATTGTATTCAACGGCTTTGGTATTTATTACCTCTCCATATTGAGAGATTTTTAAAAATACTTTGCCATTTTGTGATAACTCTGTTGATTTAGAGATCTCCTCCGCGGTGGCCATCGTTTCGTAAAGTTTCTCTCCGGGACGGGCACCGGTTAACTTTATTCTTGATTTTCTCTCGTCTTCTGATATCACTCCTGAAAATAGAAGTGCACCTTGCGCAAGTGTTTCAATAGTCGCAGATTTCGCCTGTTCAACCATGATCTCCCCGTTATCTCCATATTCGAGTGCCATAAGGGTTAAGTCAACAGCATCTGCAATTGTCATCATAAAACGGGTCATCTCCGGATTAGTAACGGTGAGATCTGCCCCCTCTCTTGCCAGCCTTACAAACAGCGGAATCACTGTTCCGGCAGAGCCCATAAGGTTTCCAAACCGTACAATGGAGCATTTGGGTGAGTACGTTTTTTTGCATTCGGCCAGTACCATTTTCTCCATCAATGCCTTAGTGATTCCCATCGTACCCATGGGAAAGCAGGCTTTATCAGAGCTAATAAATACAATTCGTTCAATGCCGGTCTCTTTCGCTGCATTAAGGACATTTACAGAACCTGTGACATTAACTTCAACCGCCTCTCGCGGATTTGCCTCGCAGTAGTGTACATCCTTAAGGGCAGCAGCATGGATAACATAGTCGGCACCACTCATTACCCTTTTCAAGGCCGATGTGTCCCTTATGTCGCCCTCCCAATCGCTTCTGCAATTTCTTGAAAAAACCCTTACCTCTCTTGCGCCAAGTTCGTTAAGCCTTTTTACCAAAATGCTTCCAAACGAACCGGCTCCGCCGGTCACCACGAATATTTTATCTTTAGTTACCATACATCAAATCTATAAATAAAAAGATTAATTTTATGCCAAATAACTATGTAGTTGACAGGATTAATGAAGGTGTAAAAAAAATAAACGAGTTTAAGGGAGATTATAAAGAACTCGGCAAATTAATTCTAAAATTCTCCAGAGAGACCCTCACTTTTATGGGGATAGGTCTGCAAATTGGTCTTTCATTAGGCTTGGGTGTAGGTGCCTCTATGGATAAAAAAGCTCTTGGAGAGGGTAGACAATTAGATATTGATCTTAAATAAATTAATATTTAACTTAAAAATGAATTTTGAAGGAATAATTATTGGATTAGTAACATTTGTGATAATTGGAATATTTCACCCGCTGGTTATTAAAGCTGAGTACTTTTTTGGCAGGGTAAGTATGTGGATTTTCTTATTTTCCGGGATAGTTTGTGTAGCCTTTTCTCTGATTACTGATAGCTTTTCACTCTCTGCAATTTTAGGAGTACTGGGCTTTACCTGCCTTTGGAGTATAAAGGAGGTTCTTGATCAGGAGAAGAGAGTAAAGGAGGGCCGATATCCCAAAAATCCTAAAAGGAAGTATTAAGCACCTAGATACTTAAGAAGCTCGTAAACGAGAAATACAGGCCAGATAATAGCTTTTAGAAAACCAAGTACACCCATCCAAAAGGTTGTTGCTGTACCAATAAAGTAAATTGCAGCCCCAATAAGGCCAAGACCATAAACTGCACCGGAGGGGGCAGAGTGATAATTTTCATTTTTCATAGTGGGTTATAATTAAGTGATGCGATACAAATTTATAAATGATATTTAGATTATATTTACACTAAGTAAAAAACTTATGCTATGAAAAAGAGAATCGTCAATAATGTTTACTGGGTGGGTAAAAACGACTGGGAACTCAGACAGTTTCACGGGTATGAATATTCAACCCATAAGGGTTCCAGCTACAACTCTTATTTAATTCAAGAGGAGAAAACAGTTTTGATTGACACTGTTTTTCAGCCTTTTTCAAAAGAGTTTGTTGATAATCTGGCGAAAGAGATTGAATTAAAAAGCATTGATTATATCATAATGAATCATGCAGAACCGGACCATAGCGGTGCAATAGCTGAATTGCTGAGATTGATTCCGGGAACACCTGTCTATTGTACTGAGAATGGTGTTAAATCACTGAAGGGGCAGTTCCACGGAGAGTGGAATTTTAAAACTGTTAAAACCGGTGACAAATTAGATTTAGGTAACGGAAAAGAGCTTATTTTTATTCAGGCACCAATGTTACACTGGCCAGACAGTATGTTCTGCTACATGACTAAGGATAATATACTTTTCAGTAACGACGCTTTTGGTCAGCACTTTTGTACAGAACTGCTGTTTAACGACCTTGTAAACCAGTCTGAGCTTTATCAGGAGGCAATCAAATACTACGCAAATATTCTAACTCCGTTCAGCCCTTTGGTTTTGAAGAAGATTGACGAGGTTCTTAAATTTAACCTTCCTGTTGATTTCATCTGCCCAAGCCACGGAGTTGTATGGAGAGATAATCCGGCTCAGATAATACACAAATATGTGGAGTGGGCTTCTGCATATCAGGAGAACCAAATTACAATAGTCTATGAAACAATGTACAATGGAACAAGATCAATTGCAGAGAGTATAGTTAAAGGGATAAATTCAGAAGATCAGGTGGTTGATATTAAGTTATACAATATTGCAACAAATGACCTCAATGATATTATTACAGAGATATTTAAATCAAAAGCTGTGTTTATTGGATCACCAACTGTCAATAATGGGATTATGTCTCATACTGCTGGGTTGATGGAAATGGTTAAAGGTCTTAAATTCAAAGGTAAAAAAGGGGCGGCTTTTGGTTGTTTCGGATGGAGCGATGCTTCAACAAAAATTATTATGAATCTTTTGAAAGAATCTGGATTTGAAATTGTTGGAGAATCAATTAGTTGTAACTGGGGTCCGGACGAGGATGCAATGCAGAGAGCTTTTGATTTCGGGAGGTCCGTAGTATCAAAAAGTGAATAAAGGATGCAAAAGGCGACGAAGCTATCCAGACTTGAAAAAATCAAGCCCCAAATCCTGGAGGGAAAGGGGCTTAATGATAAATATAAAAAGTGAGATCTTTTGATTAACTCTTCAGGTCAAACCGGTCCAGATTCATCACCTTGTTCCAGGCTTTGACAAAGTCTTTAACGAATTTCTCTTTGCCGTCATTGCTTCCATAAACTTCAGAAATGGCTCTTAACTCTGAATGGGAGCCAAAGATAAGGTCAACACGGGTAGCTGTCCATTTAAGTTTTCCTGTTTTACGATCACTCCCTTCAAAGAGCTCTCTATCCTCTGTGAGAGATTTCCAGGAAGTGGACATATCCAGCAGGTTTACAAAGAAGTCGTTTGTGAGAACTTCCGGTCTGTTTGTGAATACTCCATGGTTTGATTTATCTGCATTTGTTTTGAGAACTCTCATTCCTCCAATAAGGGCTGTCATCTCAGGGGCTGTAAGGGTTAGAAGCTGAGCCTTGTCAACAAGAAGCTCTTCCGGAGAGACTCTGAATTTTGCTTTTATAAAGTTCCTGAATCCATCAGCAAGCGGCTCAAGAAATGCGAATGACTCAACATCTGTCTGCTCCTGAGATGCATCCGCTCTTCCCGGTGTGAATGGTACCGTAATATCAAAACCGGCATCTTTTGCCGCCTTCTCTACAGCTGCACATCCTCCCAGAACTATAAGGTCTGCAAGTGAAATCTTCTTGCCATCTTTCTGAGTCTTATCAAATTCCTCTTTAATTGTCTCAAGCTTTGCAAGTACTGATGCCAGTTCCTTTGGATTGTTGACGGCCCAGTCTTTCTGTGGAGCCAGTCTTATTCTGGCGCCGTTTGCGCCTCCGCGTTTATCGGAACCCCTGAATGTAGAGGCCGATGCCCAGGCTGTAGAGACAAGCTCGGAGATAGTCAGCCCGGAGCTGAGAATTTTGCTTTTTAAACTTTTGATATCCTTCTCGTCAACAAGTGGATGATTTACCTCAGGAATAGGATCCTGCCATACAAACACCTCTTTAGGGACCTCGGGTCCCAGATAGCGGTTGCGCGGCCCCATGTCCCTGTGAGTGAGTTTGAACCAGGCTTTTGCAAAGGCCTCTGCAAACTCAAGTGGGTACTCATAAAATCTTCTTGATATCTTTTCGTATGCAGGATCCACTTTAAGGGAGAGGTCTGTTGTAAGCATAGTAGGGTAGTGCCTTTTGCTCTTATCGTGCGCATCAGGCATTATCTTTCCGGCCCCCTTTGCCTCCCACTGATATGCTCCCGCAGGGCTCTTTGTGAGCTCCCACTCAAAGTTGAAAAGATTGTCAAAAAAGTAGTAACTCCATTTGGTAGGAGTCTGGGTCCATATAACCTCCAGTCCGCTGGTTATTGTGTCTCCACCCTTTCCTGTGCCGAATGAGTTTTTCCACCCAAGCCCCATCTGCTCCAGTCCGGCTGCCTCAGGCTCGGCCCCTACATGGTCTGCGCTTGCAGCTCCGTGGGTTTTGCCGAATGTGTGGCCCCCTGCTATAAGAGCAACGGTCTCCTCATCATTCATAGCCATCCTTGCAAATGTGTTGCGGATATCTTTTGCTGCCGCAAGAGGGTCGGGAACTCCATCAGGCCCCTCCGGATTGACATAAATAAGACCCATCTGAATTGCTGCCAGAGGGTTTGTAACCTCCTCCTTATCAAGTTTCCTCTCATCGTTTTCAAGCCACTTGCTCTCTGAACCCCAGTAAACATCCTCGTCTGCCTGCCAGACATCCTCTCTTCCTCCTGCAAAGCCGATGGTTTTAAATCCCATAGATTCAAGTGCCACGTTACCGGCAAGAATCATAAGATCTGCCCAGGAGATGCTCTTTCCATATTTCTGTTTTACCGGCCAGAGAAGTCTTCGTGCCTTGTCCAGGCTAACATTATCCGGCCAGCTGTTAAGCGGGGCGAACCTCTGCTGTCCACGGCCTCCGCCCCCTCTTCCGTCAATTGTTCTGTATGTTCCGGCGCTGTGCCAGGCCATTCGGATAAACAGAGGCCCATAGTGACCGTAATCTGCGGGCCACCAATCCTGTGACTCTGTCATAATTTTATACAAATCGGCCTTAAGGGCCTTAAGATCAAGCTTTTTAAACTCCTCTGCGTAGTTGAACTCAGCCCCCATAGGGTCTGTAAGTTCCGAGTGCTGACGAAGTATATTAAGACTCAGTTTGTTTGGCCACCAATCTTTATTCTGTGTGCCCACAGCCCCAATACTATGTTTGCCGGTAGCTCCGGTTACGGGGCATTTGCTCTCTTTTTTAGGGTTGTTTTCCATATCTAGAATTGTTAATGTTAGTTTTCTATAATTCTCAGAAAATCTCTCACTGCTTTTATGTACTCCTTCTGCTTTTCCAAGTGGTGGGAGTGTGAGGCATTTTCGAATACTATAACCTTTGAACCCTCAATTTTGTTTGAAAAATATGTCAAGGACTCAGGCGTGGCCTCGTCAAACTCTCCGGCTGTAAATAATACTGGAACTTTTATGGCACTTATTCTCTCTGATGCATCGTAATCTTTACAGGTTCCGTTTACTGTGAATTCGCTAGGGCCCCACATATAGGCATACATCTCAGTATTCATTTTTTCAAATGTTTTTTGCATTGGTTCAGGCAGAGGTTGTATCCTGCACAGGTGTCTGTTATAGAACTCTGCCAATGCTTTCTGATATTCCGGGTTATTAAAATCCCCCCCGGCTTCACACCTGAGAATTGTACTTTTCATCATGTCAGGCATCTGATCTATGTACTCTCTTTGATCTTCAGCCCAACGGCTGGAGCTTATCAAAGGGGCAGACAGAATAAGACTTTTTATTCTGTCAGATAACCCGGAAAGAGCATATTCAACTGCCAGGGTTCCGCCCCAGGATTGTCCAAGGATATGGTAATTTTTAAAATTAAGGCTCTTACATAATAAATCCAACTCCTCTACATATCGTTCTATTGTCCAAAGAGATACATCCGCGGGATTGTCTGATTTTCCGCAACCAAGTTGATCGTAGAATATTACAGGTCGTTTGTCTGCCAGCTCTTCAAGAGGCAGAAGATAGTCGTGCGTGGCACCAGGGCCGCCATGTATGAGAATTAACGGGGTTCCCCCTTTTTCTGTCCCTGCTATTTTATACCAGATCTTTCCTCCGGTTACTGAAAGGTAATTTTCTTTAACCATAAGACTACTCTATTTTTACACTTAATTCTTTGAATATAATAAAAATAATTAGTACTACCTTTAATAAGTTTAAAAATAGCGAAATGAAAAGGTTTGCACTAATGATTGCTATTATTTCAGGATTTTACTCTGCTCTTACAGCTCAAAACATTGACCTCAATTTTTTTGACAGGCTTACTACCGATACGGCTTTCTGCAGAAAGTCAGCAGAGCAGGGACTCCCAATTGCTCAGATTATAATGGGTGACAGGTATGAGAGTGTAAATGATTATGAAAAGGCAATGGAGTGGTATTCACAGGCTGCGATGCAGGGTGATGGGATGGCTTACTACAATATAGCAATGTTGTACTTTCACGGGAAAGGTGTGGAGAGGAGCTATGAAACCGCAGGCGGGCTAATGCTGGAGGCTATTAACAAAGGCTATGAAAACAGCACGCTTCACAGATATTTGGCATATAGTTACTTAAATGAGGGTAAGGAGCAACACAGAGTTCAGGCTGTTAAATGGTTCCGTATTGCAGCCGGAGAGGGAGACGGCGAGTCAATGTATATGCTCGGTATGATGCTTAGAATGGGGTTGGGAACAGATGTCAATAAGCAAGAGGCCTTCTCCTGGTTTATGAGAGCTTCTGACAAATTTGCTTATGCAGATCTTGCCATTGCATCCTGTTATGGTAATGGAGAGGGGGTAGCCCAAAACTATCCGGAAGCAATCAGATGGTTTGAGAAATGTCTCAAATCTGATGCTCCGGAAGTAGTTCTTGAGGCCTCATATTCTCTGGGTATTTGCTACCTGAAAGGTAACGGAGTCACTAAGGATGAGGAAAGAGCAGAGGAGTATCTGAGGTACGCCGCTGAAAGAGGACACAAAGGGGCTCAGCAATTCTTTGAGTAATAAGAGCTATCTTTGTGTAAATTCATCAAAAAATTAAACCTCATGAAATTTTTCATTGACACTGCAAATCTTGATCAGATAAAAGAGGCCAATGACCTTGGAGTCCTTGACGGCGTAACAACAAATCCATCGCTTATGGCGAAAGAGGGCATAAAGGGTGACTCAAACATCAAACAGCATTATATAGATATATGCAACATCGTTAAGGGTGATGTAAGTGCAGAGGTTATTGCGACAGACTTTGAAGGGATGATAAAAGAGGGGGAGGAGCTTGCTGCTCTTCATGAACAGATTGTTGTTAAAGTACCTTGTACAAAAGAGGGTATTAAGGCAATAAAATTCTTTAGCGAAAATGGCATCAGGACCAATTGTACGCTTGTCTTTACTGCAGGCCAGGCACTGCTTGCCGCAAAGGCCGGAGCAACATATGTCTCTCCATTTGTAGGGAGGCTGGATGATGTCTCCACCGATGGAGTTGCCCTGATAAAGCAGATAGTGGAAATTTACAACTACTACGGCTACCAGACCGAAGTGCTTGCCGCCTCCATCCGCCACACAATGCACATTATCCAGTGCCTTGAGGCGGGCGCCGATGTAGCCACCTGCCCGCTCGACGCTATACTCGGCCTATTGAAGCATCCGCTGACTGATATCGGCCTTGAAAAGTTCTTGTCTGATTATAAAAAGGTGAATGGCTGAATTAATTCCCATAAATGACCCTTCTGCCAAGATACTGGTTGATCTTCGCAAGGATTTTCTGGAGTTATATACAAAGCATAAATATATGGTTGAGAATGATTTGCTTATTCTCAACTCAATTTATCTTGAAAAAATAGGGCATCTGCAGTTGAAGCTTCTTCAGAAACAGGCTGAGGCAGCCAGGTGTAAATTTAAGATGATGCTACTACAGACAGCTGTAAACAGGAGCGAAAGGCCGGATTTAGGACAGATTGAACAGCAGGTGGAGGCAAAGATGCAGAGCCATTACGCAAGAATTAGTGAACAGGCAATGGCTATGGAGGCAGCAAAGCATGTGCTTTCAAATCTGATGAGTGAGGAGGATAGCG
It includes:
- a CDS encoding TfoX/Sxy family protein → MATDKNFVDFITDQLENVGEVSVIKMFGEYGIYADGKIFGLICDNKLFIKPTQSGREFIGNPVEAPPYPGAKNSFLIEDKLEDREWLSELVRRSVKELPFPKPKKKLKPIKQ
- a CDS encoding glycoside hydrolase family 97 protein, with translation MKNKIMVISVLSALIFTSCLSGKGDLSLSSPDLKNKIEVNILNNGELSYLVFHNEIKLIDTSGISFELQGGDPELRYFEVLNTVNSSFSETWEMPWGEQREVVNNYNQLLIELRETITPKRRLNIYLRAYDDGVAFRYEFLPQRGVDSLIIMEENTEFRFTGDHTAWWIPGDWDSYEHLYNTTRISAIDAMKHNNAPGLGFTNIMDNAVHTPVTMRSDDGIHISIHEAALIDYASMTLKVDTAALKFTSQLVGSERLGYKVKRALPFKTPWRYIQIAEKASELIESRLILNLNEPNKLGDVSWVKPMKYMGIWWEMHIDKGSWDYGMTLNEKTGKWIDTGKAHGKHAATTENAKHYIDFASKNGIKGLLIEGWNTGWERWTGFEEREGIFDFMTPYPDYDIDEVVRYAKERGVEIIMHHETSSAPRTYEQQMDTAYALMQRLGIGSVKSGYVGRIIPNGEHHHSQWMVNHYQRALEKAAEYKIAVNAHEPIKATGLRRTYPNAIAREGLRGQEFNAWSPDGGNPPEHISIVAFTRMLAGPIDFTPGVFDISLPTKPDNQINTTLAHQLALYVVIYSPIQMACDLPENYENQPAFQFIRDVGVDWEQTRVIDGEVGDYVVIAREERGTNNWFVGGVTDENAREVKITFDFLEEGKTYNATIYRDSEKSHYKLNPTSIEIEKIELTKTSVLNLKMKEGGGFAISIKELILL
- a CDS encoding endonuclease/exonuclease/phosphatase family protein, which translates into the protein MKLLSFTIVLLLFIITEKTSAQKLSIATYNLRYENRSDSLNGNGWGERLPQITNLIRFHDFDIFGSQEVFYSQLTDMLAIMPEYNYIGVGRSDGDKSGECSPIFYKREKFRLIQTGNFWLSEADSIPGKGWDAALPRICTWGKFQIIGNGKILWFFNLHMDHIGKIAREEGTKLVLEKIKAMASGEPVILTGDFNYDQRAKGYGIIYESELLKDTYETAELRYAPNGTFNNFNLQYKSDSRIDHIFTTKEFKVVKYGILTDIYWSKADSSAQVVRIPSDHYPVKAEVILNW
- a CDS encoding polysaccharide biosynthesis protein, encoding MVTKDKIFVVTGGAGSFGSILVKRLNELGAREVRVFSRNCRSDWEGDIRDTSALKRVMSGADYVIHAAALKDVHYCEANPREAVEVNVTGSVNVLNAAKETGIERIVFISSDKACFPMGTMGITKALMEKMVLAECKKTYSPKCSIVRFGNLMGSAGTVIPLFVRLAREGADLTVTNPEMTRFMMTIADAVDLTLMALEYGDNGEIMVEQAKSATIETLAQGALLFSGVISEDERKSRIKLTGARPGEKLYETMATAEEISKSTELSQNGKVFLKISQYGEVINTKAVEYNSHNAPSFSTEEMADIIKRLTIPQIN
- a CDS encoding alanine racemase; translation: MAYITLDSKKLKANFEYLDNIFKKKGIKWAVVTKMLCGHREFIQELLKLDISQVCDSRISNLKMIKQINPKVETIYIKPPARRAVKGVVQYADISMNTQIETIKLLSEEAKRQNKIHKIIIMLELGELREGIMRDDLIEFYSNVFNLDNIEVIGIGANLSCLYGVLPNQDKLIQLSLYQQLIEAKFNKKIEFVSGGSSVTIPLIFKNLLPSGINHFRVGETLFLGTDVYNDRPLKRISSDAFLLYAEIIELMEKPQIPDGEMGTNLEGEVATFDNKLAGKTSCRAIIDIGLLDVDDKHLTPADSDISFVGGSSDMFVLDLKGNKKGYKVGDLLEFRLNYMSVLRILNSKYIDKKIRRVN
- a CDS encoding GNAT family N-acetyltransferase, whose product is MSEIEVFDENNKPTSEQKRAVIDFLYEHLERFGDKRDDIEKAIDYAVKNSNSFGGYLLLSYEGHDISAAVVVNKTGMKGYIPENILVYIATHKKYRGRGIGKRLMTEALRRADGNVALHVEPDNPAKFLYEKLGFTSKYLEMRYIKTN
- a CDS encoding DUF4491 family protein, which codes for MNFEGIIIGLVTFVIIGIFHPLVIKAEYFFGRVSMWIFLFSGIVCVAFSLITDSFSLSAILGVLGFTCLWSIKEVLDQEKRVKEGRYPKNPKRKY